The DNA region AGTTTTACGGCACAGGATATTGATATTCTTGGCAACCTAACCTTTAGTGATGCCCTGCGTTTAGAAACAACTTCTGGAGCAATTCAATTTAATGATTTTGCATTGAATGCTCCAGAAATCAGTTTGGTTTCAGGAGTGGATTTAGTTTTAGGAAATATAGAAACAGACAATCTTACTCTCGAAACTTTTGGCAATATTACAGACACAAATCCTCTTACAATTTCAGGCTTATTAACGATTAATAATAGTGCAGATGTCACTTTTGATAATCTTGACAATGACTTTAATCAAGTCAATTTAGTACAAGCAACGAATGTTTCCATCCAAGATAAAAATCATTTGACTTTTACTGGAAGTGATATTTCTGGCAATTTACAGGCTTTTGCAACTTCTATCGAAGCCTCAGAATTTTTGCAAGCCGATGGCTCCATTGAATTTGAGACGACGGATACCATTACAGCTCGTGATCTGACTGCTGGCCAAAATATTACTCTCAGAAGTAATAACACCAATATTCAAACAGAAAACCTGACTGCGCTGAATGGCAATATTGATTTATTCGCTGCAAATAATATTCAGACTGGGAATATTAATGCCACAAATACGATTAATATACTTAGCCAAACTGGGACATTAGAAAGTCAAAATATTTCTAGTAGTGGCGGCAATGTTGAGATTATTACTGCAGATAATTTATCCGCTCAAACTCTGGCGATCGCCGGTGCTTTGGATGCCAGAAGTAATTTAGGTAATATCAGATTTAATGGAATAACAGTAGGTGGTGATGCTGATCTTTTTGCTGCGAATAATCTGAATGTAGCCAGCCTAAATATTGGAGGAAATCTAAATCTAGAAGGTGATTTAGGGACTGTAGATATTGGTGGTGTCACTGTTGCTAATCAAGCTACTATCTCTGCAAAAAATAATGTCAGTGCTGCAAATATTACAGCTCAAGATCTCACCATACAAAGTGAATCAGAATCCATTCAAACGGGTAGCATTACGACAACGAATGGCTCTGTGAATATTGGTGCTGAGAAAAATATTACAACCGACAATTTAGTCGCAGAAACGGATGTTAATTTAACGAGTCAAACTGAGGCGATCGCCACCGCAGACATCACAGCAAATAATGGTGCTGTTACCCTCCTTGCAGATACCAATCTCGATGTAGGTCAGATGACTAGCGATAACGGTCAAGTTTCTGCAACCGCTACTCGCGGCAACCTTACGACTGGAGACATCACAACAGAAGGTCAGGCGATCGCCCTCAATGCAGGCAATACAATCCAAGCCGGAAACCTCACGAGTAAATCAACTCTGGATAATGGTGGCGACATCACAGTGCAAGCCATTCAAGAGATCACCACAGGCAATATTGATAGCAGTTCAGTTGTGGGAGATGCAGGCAATGTTTCCATCGATCCCATTGGCGATATTGAGACAGGCTATATCAATGCAGAATCTTTATTCGGGCGTGCAGGTAATGTCGATATGACAGCAGGTCAACATATTCGACTCACCGAAACCTTTACTGCCGCAAGTGGCGATGACGCAAGTATTTCAACGATTGGTGGCACAGAAAATGGCGAAATCAATTTATCCCATGGCGGCGGTGAAGCTCAAAAATTCCAGGTGGGTGACAGCAGTATCAATGGTAGTGCAGGTGCTTTAGTACAGGGCGACATCACAATTCCAGAAGGGGCTGCATTCGAGGCAGAAATTGATACTGTTGATATTAAAGAATTCCGAGCCGAAGAATTTCCTCGCACACTACCCACCAGCAATGAGTTGCGAGCTGAAGGACTTTCTGTTGATTTCTTTAATGACATCACCATCGAAGATCTTGCCATTAGTGGCGAAGAGTTAGTGGATCTAGAGAGTCAATTGGCTGATGCTTACATCAAACGATTCAACCTAAAAGATCAAGGTAGTAGTCCTAGTGCAAAAGTAGATAAAACCCTTAAAACTATTCGAGATCAAACTAAGGCAGAGCCAGCCGTCGTTTATGCTTTTTTCCGACCTTCGTCAGAGGCCGATGAGCAGATCGAAGAAGAGGGAGATGTTGAATGGCGCTTTAAACCGAATGGTCGTTGGGATTTCCAGGATGAACCTTTAGGAAAAGGTAGTGATGTTTTGGAATTAGTGATGGTGACGGCGGATGGCACGAAAGTACGTAAACGAATTGGCGGTGCGACTCGTCAAGAAGTTGTCTTCCTGGCTAATCGATTTTTTAGCCATGTGACTAATCTCCGCCTCAAAAATGCCTATTTATATTCAGCGCGGGAATTGCACAAGATTTTAGTTGAACCTTTAGAGGCTGAGCTGGAAGCGGCAGGGGTTGATAATCTCACATATATTATGGATTCGGGTTTGCGGGTATTGCCTCTCGCCGCACTCCATGATGGGAAGCAGTTTCTTATCGAAAAATATAGTGTTGGTACGATGCCGAGTTTTGAGTTGACAGATACCCGATATGTGAATCTTCAAGGCAGTTCTGTCTTGGCGATGGGCTCATCAAAGTTTGAGGAAACCCTCGATTTACCAGCAGTACCTCTAGAGCTAAATCGAGTACGTGATCAAGTGGGCGAGGGGCAAATTTTTCTGAATGAGAATTTTACGGTTGAAAATCTTTTAGCTGCCCGCCGCGATAAGCCCCACAACATTGTGCACTTAGCGACCCACGGCGAATTTTTGCCGGGTAGTCTGGATAATTCTTATATTCAGTTTTGGGATGAACGACTAACCTTGGATGATTTGTCGAAGTTAGAACTGGGTAACCCTGTGGTGAATTTGTTGGTGCTCTCTGCTTGTCGTACTGCTCTGGGGAATCAGGATGCGGAATTAGGATTTGCTGGCTTGGCGATCGCCTCTGGTGCGAAATCAGTTTTGGGGAGTCTCTGGTATGTGAGTGATGAAGGGACGTTGGGATTGATGACAGAATTTTATAGCGCTCTGAAAACGGCACCGATTAAAGCCGATGCCCTACG from [Leptolyngbya] sp. PCC 7376 includes:
- a CDS encoding CHAT domain-containing protein, whose product is MFLSSRFYRVWIWVCSSFILVLPTLGSAQIVPDTDPATTTQTRVTPNDAGDRHTIDEGIISGDGTNLFHHFSQFDLPTGDTAVFDLQTTPAITNILNRVLGDNPSEINGALEILGGNNPNLFLINPAGVVFGQNASLNIPGDFTATTADAVQFEDASWLETSAASDYSDFNGLPTGFDFLSATGVIINGADLAVGDGKALNFLASGIVNTGTLSTGELNAPGGAITLTALPETGTVKLSQAGSLLNLEFMPDQMMGSVTPLDFAELLTGDDLDLDPIEFALGLTIENGILQTNSGISLPQTSGLLFSDNEINAGVGDVAIAGSQVGINGFTTGDTLNINADDSFVLLSSGNIDFDNGEVTITAPQAGIYGDIAAVKLTLDTTTGIEIAAPLNVENWAISVDEIEIGETRTAPVLDLTAPFGNDLTTGFIDSSSLKDSLITNNGAILSKVGDITLSANLVTDGISVGKLTLDSAQNITLDGAIAPSLNQTGQLALDFTSNGELTINQAIQTGGGDATFESTASTSVNADIDVGTGQLVFVSNLNIGDITLGSASTEKVDFQGTIDGNSNLTVNASEIDFNQAVGGTLSLNNITLNADEIDIKDNVFAIGELSISPQTNNLAITLGSNTNDTRLNLSALELSHLQDGFSQLSFTAQDIDILGNLTFSDALRLETTSGAIQFNDFALNAPEISLVSGVDLVLGNIETDNLTLETFGNITDTNPLTISGLLTINNSADVTFDNLDNDFNQVNLVQATNVSIQDKNHLTFTGSDISGNLQAFATSIEASEFLQADGSIEFETTDTITARDLTAGQNITLRSNNTNIQTENLTALNGNIDLFAANNIQTGNINATNTINILSQTGTLESQNISSSGGNVEIITADNLSAQTLAIAGALDARSNLGNIRFNGITVGGDADLFAANNLNVASLNIGGNLNLEGDLGTVDIGGVTVANQATISAKNNVSAANITAQDLTIQSESESIQTGSITTTNGSVNIGAEKNITTDNLVAETDVNLTSQTEAIATADITANNGAVTLLADTNLDVGQMTSDNGQVSATATRGNLTTGDITTEGQAIALNAGNTIQAGNLTSKSTLDNGGDITVQAIQEITTGNIDSSSVVGDAGNVSIDPIGDIETGYINAESLFGRAGNVDMTAGQHIRLTETFTAASGDDASISTIGGTENGEINLSHGGGEAQKFQVGDSSINGSAGALVQGDITIPEGAAFEAEIDTVDIKEFRAEEFPRTLPTSNELRAEGLSVDFFNDITIEDLAISGEELVDLESQLADAYIKRFNLKDQGSSPSAKVDKTLKTIRDQTKAEPAVVYAFFRPSSEADEQIEEEGDVEWRFKPNGRWDFQDEPLGKGSDVLELVMVTADGTKVRKRIGGATRQEVVFLANRFFSHVTNLRLKNAYLYSARELHKILVEPLEAELEAAGVDNLTYIMDSGLRVLPLAALHDGKQFLIEKYSVGTMPSFELTDTRYVNLQGSSVLAMGSSKFEETLDLPAVPLELNRVRDQVGEGQIFLNENFTVENLLAARRDKPHNIVHLATHGEFLPGSLDNSYIQFWDERLTLDDLSKLELGNPVVNLLVLSACRTALGNQDAELGFAGLAIASGAKSVLGSLWYVSDEGTLGLMTEFYSALKTAPIKADALRKAQLAMLRGDITFKKSTYSVTRRGDFKPRPLPHVPPELAAVKIRDFSHPYYWSSFNLVGNPW